The window GCGTCGTCATCGTCGTCGGAGAAGCAGATCAACGCCGGAGCTATCAGGTTTTCAGATGAGGATCATCTCATCGCTGGTTTTGAAGATCCAATTTGCACAGACAGAGAGAGAGAGAGAGAGAGAGAGAGAGAGAGAGAGAGAGAGAGAGAGAGAGAGAGAGAGAGAGAGAGAGAGAGAGAGAGAGTAGAGAGAGAGAGAGAGTAGAGAGAGTAGAGAGAGAGAGAGAGAGAGAGAGACGAATCTGATGGATATGGTTGAGATATAACTGAGGGTACTTTAGGTAGAACGAAAAAAGTAGGTGATGGATTTGGACCCAAAAGTGGATTTATATGGGTAAAATTGTTAGGGTGGATTTATGTAAAAAAAAATGTTGAAAATGAGACTTCTATGAAATTTTCTAAAGTATATATTGACTAGATTCATAGATTCATGGTTTTAGATAAAATCCTTTGTTTTCCTATAGCTTTGGGATACCCCTGTTATATGGGATTTTCCTTTAGCATTATTTAGTACTCATATTTCCCTATATATGTAAACAGCAATGACCAATGAAATGAGAGACATTGAGATGGTGTTCTGCGAGCCCTAGTCTATTTCCAGCATCCTTCTTTATCATTGTAAGGCCTCTATTTGAAATCCCAAAATAGAGAGGTTTGTGCACCTCTTCTTGTAAAACCTTGATATTGTCTGAATTTGACGAGAGGATTGTTAAGGCCTCATCATCTCAGGTTCATCGCTTTGTACATATCATGACTGATTTTGTACCCCATTTTTGACGTCCGAGCTAGGAACTAAGTAATTTGGTTCCTCACACTAAGTGCAGGGACCTTTAATTTACAAAAAGAAAAATGTGGGGGTATAACAAAGGAGGTAATACAGTGAAGACGAAGGGAGGAGGTGGAGGAGGAGGAAATGGGTTGGTAGCAGTCGCCATAGACAGGGACAAAGGGAGCCAAAATGCATTGAGGTGGGCTGCTGAGACTATTCTCAACAGGGGCCGAACTGTTGTTCTAATCCATGTCATTCACCGGCAAAACACATCAAATTCATGTATACATCTCTCTCACTTTCTTAGCTTAGCTATTTTCGAATGCAATACCTGCATATTGTAAATTTTGTAATAGCAAGTTGAACTTTTGGTGCAGTGGCTGGAGCCAATGCCCTCATCTGTGATTCAAACAACCCACCTACCTCACCGCACAAAGAACAGCTCGAAAGTATGACCAAAAGTCTGTTCCTCACATTCCATTGCTATTGTACTCGAAAGGATGTAAGTTTGAGTCACATTGTACCCTTCTGGGGGCAGCAGAATGCTTCACATGTCTTTTTATCTTGAATTAAATTCAATTTACTCCCATGTGGTTTGGGAGTAACTTCATGTTAATCCCTGTACTTTCAATTTCATCAGTTTATCCCTCAAACTTTTGAATTTTCCTCAACCGTGACCAATGTCATATCTTCTGTCTAAATCAGACGTTAACTGCTGATATTTTTAACCTTAAATATGGGGCCCGTATCTAAAATTAATGGTCAATATGAGAATTTGGGCACGGTAGACATAAATTGAAGAGTTGAGGGGGTAAACTGATGAAATTAAAAGTGTAGGGACTAACATGAAGTCACTCTCAAACCACAAGGGGGTAAACTAAATTTAATTCTTTTATCTTTGATTGGTTTCTTATGAATTTTTTTCTTTTTCAGATACAATGCCTTGATGTGGTACTTGAAGATACAGATATTGCAAAAGCATTAACAGAATATGTTTCTTATGCTGCAATTGAGACTCTGGTTCTTGGAGCTCCGACAAAGCATGGTTTTATGAGGTAATTGCCCCAATTTGCTTATTTATTTTCATGTGATGCAACATAGCAAGTAATATCAAGTCTTATATACAACCAGAATTGGCACTTCACTTTTAAACTCACCAGGGATTGGAAACCTTGAGTACCTTGACAAACAAGAAATGATTGATGCATCTGCATTTTTCTATTGTAGTTTCTCATCTCCCTCGGTTTATGTCGGCTATGTTAACAGATGTCACCCTTTTTGTTTCCGGTTTGTTACAGTACATTTTCTGATGCAGATTCAAGTCATCAAGTATGGCGAGCAGTGTCTCAAAAGGGGCACCGGATTTTTGCACTGTATATGCCATCTCCAAAGGGAAGATCTCTTCGCAGCGAAATTCTTCTCGTGCTGCCCCATATAGATCTCCACTACTTTCAACCATTGAGACCATAAATAATCAAGTTGCTGCTAAAGCATCTGAAACACCTAAAAGCAGCATATACTTAAAAGGTTTGTTTCTCCAAATAATCAAATATTAAATGTAACTCATGTTAGTTTTAGTAATTACTAACTCAAAATGCGATGACCTTCTAAATCGAGCAGCGAAGCCATCGTTCAAGCCTCGCAACTTGCCAGATGACCCATTCAGGTAAAACCTGGTTTAGTGTGCACTCTATATGTGTGCTAAACTGACAATGCTATGTGATTTAAAAAGAACTGATCCCAACATCTTGAATGGATACAGATCGCCATTTTCTAGAGGCGGAGGAGGTTTTACTAAAGGAAGGATTAGTGGAGGGTTCTCAGAATCCGAAAGTGACATATCATTTATAAGCTCTGATAGAGCAAGCACAGACCGTGCTTCATCTGTAATGTACGAGTACATTGATCAAGGCCGAGGAGGGCGGATATCTACCAGCTCCGACCACAGCTTTGGTTCAGTCCGCATGACACCTAGGTTCGACCTTAATGCTATGAATGAATTCTCGATGGTGTCACAGGACACCAGCCTAACATCATCCTCATGGTCATCACAAAACCTGGTAAGGACATGATATTCTTGAAGAGATTTATTATCAGACGTTGTTGCTTGCAAATGATGTAGTGCTTTCAAACGCACGCAGGACGAAGTTGAAGCTGAGATGAGGAGGCTAAAGCTGGAGCTAAAGCAAACAATGGACATGTACAGCACAGCATGTAGAGAAGCACTTACAGCTAAACAGAAGGTCGGTCATCACAAGAAAAATTTTATTTCTCCTTTTTCAAGATTCCATGGTACTTTTTTAATGTCATGTGAGTGCACTACAGGAAATGGAGCTGCACAATTTGAAGGCTGTAGAGGAACAAAAGCTAGAGGAGGCACGACTGGCTCAAGAAGCTGCAGTTGCTGTCGCTGAGAAAGAAAGAGCTAGGTGCAAGGCAGCGATGGAAGCAGCTGATGCTGCTAAGAGAATTGCAGAGTTGGAATCACAAAAACGAGCACATACAGAAATGAGAGCCCTTAGGGAAGCAGAGGAAATGAGGAAGGTATTAGATAATCTAGCCCAAACTGATACCAAATACAGGAGATATGGCATTGAGGAGATTGAAGCTGCAACAGAACACTTCACTCCAAGTCGAAAAATTGGGGAAGGAGGTTACGGTCCTGTCTATAAGTGCTATCTTGATCACACATCAGTCGCTGTCAAGGTCTTGCGTCCAGATGCAGCTCAAGGACGGTCGCAGTTTCAGCAAGAGGTGAGGGTCTGAGATCTTGTTTTGTTAATATGAATATATGATGATCAATAGTTTTTTTCTTTTATTTTTTTTTTCAAAATTGGTTTCATATGCTTATAAGTATTTTCCAAGATATGTCTTTTGTTAAATGCCAAGTAACAAGTACATAATAAGAAAGAATTGCAAGAAAAATGCCAAAAATTTCCTCATGATAAGGAAGTTTATGTGCTCTATATATTAGTGTTTCCTTTGTCAATTTCATTGTAAACCTATGATATGTTCTCCAAAATGTGATACTATGTAGATTTAAGAAAGGTTGTTGGATATATTTGTATCTAACCTCTTTTCTCATGATAAAATGCAGATTGACATACTCAGCTGCATTCGACATCCCAACATGGTGCTACTTCTAGGAGCCTGCCCAGAGTATGGCGTCTTAGTCTACGAATATATGGCCAATGGAAGCTTAGAGGACCGTCTCACAAGGAAAGGGAACACCCCACCTCTATCTTGGCAAATCAGGTTTCGAATTGCAGCTGAGATTGCCACAGGCCTTCTCTTTCTGCATCAGACCAAGCCAGAACCCTTGGTGCACCGTGACCTGAAGCCCGGAAACATTTTGCTAGACCACAACTATGTAAGTAAGATCAGTGACGTTGGGTTGGCCAGACTAGTCCCCGCTATTGCTGAAAATGTGACTCAGTACCTCATGACATCAACAGCTGGTACATTCTGCTATATAGACCCGGAGTACCAACAGACAGGCATGCTTGGTGTGAAATCTGATGTCTACTCCCTAGGCATTATGCTTTTGCAATTGATAACATCAAAGCCACCAATGGGATTGACTCACCTCGTCGAAAGGGCAATTGAGAAGGACAAATTTGCTGAGGTTTTGGACCCTGCTGTGCCTGATTGGCCTGTTGAAGAAGCCTTAAAGCTAGCAAAGCTAGCACTGCAATGCGCAGAACTCAGACGCAAAGACAGGCCGGATCTGTGCAGTGTTGTACTACCAGAGCTGACTAAGCTGAGAGAACTTGCTGAAGAAAAGATGAGCTTCATGTTTTCAGGAGGCAGTACAGGTCCTAAGTCCACCACTCACAGCAATGTAGAACAACAGGTAACTCGAAAAATTTGAAATATTTTAGAAGCATTCGGACGCTAATCAATAGCTCATTTCATAAGTTTATGAATGCAGGAAGTAATAACGAGTGATCCACAGCAGGAAGAATAGATTCAATGATCCACAGTAATAATGCCACTCGAGCGCATCTTCACAGACAGAAAATCAGTAAGGCTTGTGAGAAACGATTTTGAGTTTTCGAAAATAAGCAGGAAGAATAGATTCAATGATTTGCTAATTAGGTTGGCAGAGTTTCTTTTCCTCTCATTCCAATTGCGGTTTTGGCTCCTGAACTGTTGGCTTCAGTAACTAAAACTAGAAGCATTAGATTCAATAGTCTGCTGCAGCTACCTTGTTCTCATGTAAATATGATTAACATTCAAGTCTCACACATGTAAATACATATGATCAAAATGTGTTTGATGAACTTGTTTTTGATCAAAAGAACAAGATAAATATGTACATGTGTTCTTGTTGTAACTTGTAAGTATTGTTTAATTCCTTGAAGCAAGTGGGAGGATGGAGATGAGAGCTTGGAGTTGGAGAAGATGATGTTTGTTTTGGCAACCCCCTCGTCTGCTATCTTTTCTTTTTTATCATGTACGGTTCTGATGAGAACATTACTCCCTAAATTTTGTAATGTTGCGTCATTTTTCAATTCATTTTAACAAAGAAAGGTTAATCTAGATATGATTGTAGAGTTAAAATATGTAATGTAGTGTCATTTTTCACATCACTTAATTTTGGGTTTGACATTGTTCAAACAACAAACATAAACAATTGAATAATTTAAAATCTAATGATTCACAAGACGTGAAGAAATTCATGTAACATACAGCATGCAATGACAATCAAACACAAATACTTGGTACTATATATATTCTTCTGTCGAAAATACTTCAATATATAAGATTATAATTGGTGCATGTCCTTTCATATCATCTCTAAGACTTAGACGAACACTTGAGTCAAGGAATCGAGGTTATACACTGTCGTATGTACAGTAGACAGTAAAAGATTTCTTAGATTGATACTTTCTTTAGAAAATAGCCAGAGTCGTCCCCATTCTAAACTCGTGTACCTCCTTTCTATCGGTTGTTGGGATTAATCCTATTTAACTGTAGAAACCTAAAACGTGGCACCTTCAAAAGTGGTGGATGTGTCATCGTTATAGGAAACGTGTCTAGTAGACAATAACTGTTGTTCATCATTATCATCTCTATATAACTGAAATTAACCAATTCGCTTCTCACTTTCTTTTCAACCAGAAGAAGAAGAACCAAAACAACACACTCTCTCTCTTAACCTACAGGTCCAGAAGCAACTAGCAAGACCACTAAAGAAACAATGGGACAAGGCAAAGAAGTACTAAAGACCAAAACTGAGGATGCCCAAGTTGAAATCCAGGTACTTTCTTTATCGGTTTCATTAATAGAAAGTATGTAAATGATAGAGGAAGTAGTTTTTATGAGGTTTCAATCACTATTGGATTTGCAGGAGAGAGGGGAGATATTCTTCTTTTACAGGCCAAAGGTGAATAAAGAAGAAGCTCACAGTCCAGACGATGTGCAACGTTTGTACGTTGTTTTGAGGCCAGAGTCTGGTGAGAGGTCAATCGAAGAGAAGCAAGACGCGGATTCAGGAAAGGAAGGGGCAAAGAGGAAGGGGTCAGATATTGGGGATGAAGGAGGTTCTGGTGGTAGTGAAGGGGAAGGTGGACATGGGAAGCAGGAGGTGAATATCGAGAAGCAACCATTGCTGAGGTTCATAGTGATGGGAAGGAAAAGCCTTCCTGATCCAGGCAAGAAGAGTAGACCTTACTGGGGTTTCGTGGAGTTGGTCACAACAAATATAGATGATGTCAAGTCTTCCCTTCAGGAAGGTAAGTGTTTTGCTCAACTTATACACTTTTCATTCAAATATGTGTTCGAAATAGTTAGGTTTAGGATTGGACTTCCTGAAATGGTAGACTTGATCAAATGTGCTTACCAAATGATGTGATTATAAGAGCAAAAAGTTGTGTGGTAACTAGTGTCCGACTGTCTAGGTTTGACTCAGAGGAGTGTGAAATCAATCCTTTAGTAAAAAAATTTAATGACCAAGATATGTCAGGATAGTAGTGTCTCATGTTCGAACTAATTTTCTCCGCCTGAGATAGATAAGGTGTAGAGCGCCTTCAAGATTGGACAGATGAGATCATATAAACACAAGAGTTAGTTGAAGTCTTGCAAAACTGCAATCTTTACTAAACAACTATGTACAAATCAACTTAATGTACGCAAATGGCAGCAATAAGTTCGATTTGTAATTTGGAAAAGTAACGATATTGATCATATGTTGTTGTATGACAGAGGAGTATGATACTAAAACCAAAGGACACAGACATACATCAGCAGCAAGGGCACTTGGAGAAGGCATTTATCGTATCTTGAGGCATAAAGAGGGGAAGAAGAAACCACACTCTCATTTGATCTACAAGCTTGAGTTTCCACCTGAAGATGAGTACAATGAGCCTCAGGAATCGCTAAACATTAAACATGAAGGCTCATTTCATATTCAAATAAAAAACCCAGAGCAACATGGCAGCAGTACTTCACAGTACAGAGGGCTGCAGAGCAAGCGGAAGGCAGTGTTTCCTGCTCACTTACAAGGCCAGTTTGGGAAGCTACGGTATCACCCGGCTGATCCACCTGATTTTTTGAACTACGAAGGATGCGAGTTCTTGCTCATATCAGCTTCGGATAATATAGAAGAGGAATTGGGCTTGGAGCTTCAGACCGAGGAGGTAGAAGCTGATGAGTCTTGTTCTGATTTGGTCAAGACTTTTGGGGAGACTGCATCTACTACCCCTCTTCTGAAAGGCGCTTGGGTTTGAAAACCAACTGTTTGACTGCTACCTTTTTGTTTGTTATGTTCCCTTCCACCACTAGGAAATGTTCTGTAGTGTTTTTTATTGTAAGTAACGTGTGTATGTAATGTTGTGTGATATTAGGCTACTTTGTAAAGTTGTGGGAGTACCTCTTCTGTAGTTTGTGAATATAACTAGTACAAGTTTCTTCTATGCGTGCTTTGAGACTAAGAAGAGGATTACCTATTGTGCAATTTGTGCATGTAATTCTGTTGACAACCTCAACTCTTATTAGCACAGTGATCGGCCACGTAAATTTTGAAGTAAAAGTAATGTATAAGGAAAGATACTCAAGGAAGGACCATATATGTCAAAGTATTTTATCAAGCAATAATCAAACGAGTTGGTAGAGGTATTTTATTCTTTTATCAACCATATGCAGTATATTCTTCAAGTTCAAGCAGATGCAAGTAATTTATATCAGATAGCAATCAACAGTACCTCTATTCCATGAGCATTTCACATTGCTTGTTTGGCGTTCTCTTTGATCAAGTTTCTAAGGCAGACCGTGTGCCACGGAATACTGTTGCATCTTTTCTGAACATGGCTTCAACCTAAAGGGAAACAACCAGGGAATTACCAGTTGAATGTTGTAAGGTATGTATCTATTAGAATTCAATTTCGAGCTCCATATAAAGTATATGGTTACGCATTGCAACTGAAAAGTAGATGGCTAAACAGAGACGAAATGAGTTTTAATAAACCATTAAGAGCGATAAATCCAGCAGCTAATAGTTCAACTTTTCACCTTTTTGACAGACCATAGAACCAGTAAGAGTGACAATGCAGAACACATTTCGATTGCTGCGAATCACATATCTCATTGTTCATCACAATGAAGGCTCCTTTAAAACCATGACAGACTCCTTGCCATTTTTCTCAGTAGCACCTACAGATTCCAAACTGTCAGCCCAGAATTGCTGCATTGTCATCAAGATCATACATCCTCCACGTCCACTTTCCGTTGGTATACATTCAACAATTGAGGCACTCGGTCCAGATATCTGGTGACAAACCTACTTAAGAAATACTCCTCTGGACACGTAGAAACACTAGCCAAAGTCAGAGCCTTCTCTTCTATCAATCCTTTCAACAACAACACTCTAATAACCGAACACCTAGGGATGATTCTCTTTTCCAAGCTGTACGAAAGAACATACGGATACTCTGCAACTTCTCCTGATTTCCATCCCATCGTGTTCACTAAAAACTCCATTACTCCCATTATTTTCTCCTCCGAAACAAGCATACACAGCGGTAACATCCTAAATGCAGAACGAATATCACTCTCAGACTATCCCCACCTCTTATACGCCTGTTCCTTAACTCTCCATGCTGTTTTCTTCACGGATAATGCGCCCATGGCTTGCACAAATAATATCTTTGTGGGGCCGAATCCCATTCCTTTGACATTGCTAACAATCTGACTGAACTCTTCATGCTTTCTCGTGACAATTCTAGTATGAAATTTTAGCAAATAGGCAATACAATTGGAGGGCATGCCAAGTTCTGTAACAAGCCTAATATTTGCTGTAACATCCATTCATGGCATTCGCCAGAAAAACCATGAGTGGTGCTTTATAATGAGCACGACCTTGGCATCAGAAATTACCAATTTCTTGAGGTAGGTATAACAGGGTATAATGTTGTTTTTCAAGCTTCGGTCACTGTTTTAACAAGGTCGAGCCTTGACATACCTACGGAGCTTAAAAACTCGAGCTTTGGCAAAAGCGTTTTCAGGGCATTTGCCACAAGAAGAAGTTTAGGGTGTCCCCGCACAAGATCTGAGATCTGGGTATCTGAGAATTCATAGCGTCTGAAAAGGGCTAACACGGAGTCTGCTTTCTCTAAAGATCGAAGCTTTACCTTGTGGGATGCTTCAATGGCGGCCTCTGGAGACAACCCACATGAGTGAACCAAGTAAGAGACTGTGGAATCATCTTGGCCTCCGGAGCTGCTGATGAGTCTTCGACCAAAATGTGAAGATCCTTGATATCTGCACAAAACTAGGCAACATTGGGTATGTGGATCTGAGGCTTTTGTTGAAAATGTAATAGAGTGCCATATTCTGCTCGTTAGAGAGGTCACAAAGCCGCAATCTTTCCCCTAATAGTGTTGCTGCTTCTGCTTTTGATAATTGGGATTTGGGAGGAGACCTATGCTTTTTTCTCTAAAGAAAAAGACTCACATAGAAACTCCTTTTTTGTTTTTGTAATAAGTTCTTTTATTAGAAAAAGTAAATTAATTGATAAAATGAGAGAGAAGCAATTTGATTTCTTTTTGTCTCTTTCCTTACTGTCACAAATGTCTATGCCTCAGTTTGAGGTTCTCAGGGTTTTACTTCCACAACACATTCACACAATATAGGGTTTAAGAAAGACTCCAGCTTCTCAAATGCATTGACAGACTGCTATCTCTCCAATTATGTCCTCCCCCAAATTCCTCTCAATCCCCACAACCCTCACCTTAACAATCAACTTATCCTCATCCCTAAACCCACCCAAAACCCCATCCTTCTTCCCAAACCCCACACTCACTCTCAAACTCCACCTTACCCAAAACCCCAAGAACCCATTTTTCCACACACCCACCAAAACCCATCTCCACCTTCACCGTCCCCTGCTCGCCGGACCACCCAGCAGCCCTGCTCCCCCACCGGAGCACTCACCGGAGCAAGTCTTGGCTGCCCAAGAAGCTATCTTGGAGCTTCTTCGAGAGTCTGGGGTCTCTGAGGAGGAGGCAGTGTTTGTTTCGTTGAACTCGCCGAGATATATGAGGATGTTGGTGGATGGGGTGGAGGAGTTGGATGAGATTGGGGTGTGGAGAGAGCAGTTGGTTGGGTTTAAAGAGAAGGTGAAGTATTTGGCTAAGGAGAAAGGTGACAATGGAAAGGTTGCGTTTTTGGAGAGTGTGGTTGGGTTGAGTCTGTCTCAGGCGATGAATATTGCTAGGCATTCGTCGGCGGAGACGTTACTTGGGCTCATTAAGAAGGTAAGGGAGTTGCATTTCTATGTTTTTCGAATATTGTGGTTGAGCATTTGTGAGATAATTGTCTATTGGAAGTGAATTATGCTGGTTTGTATAATGGTCAGCTAGTAATCGGTAGCTGGGATGTTCTTACTCTGTTTGAGTATTACATTTTTATTAAATTATTCTATTCTGTAATGGAAAATTTGTGTTTTGGTGAAGTTGTGAGAGTGTTTATTGATGATATTTGATTGGATGTAGGAGTTATAACCTGTTTTTGTAGTCACTATATGATTGATTAACTGGAGCACTCCCGTAGACTTCCCCTGTGTAATTGGATTAAGCAGGATGTAAAATTGGTGAGGATATGTTTGTTCATACAAGATGCATAGGGAAGCAGAGAACGTGCTAGAGTTATTTGGAGTTATATGGTATTGTGAGATTATGTCTGTTGATAAAAGATGTATAGGAGGCAGAGAACAGGCTATAGTTATTGAGAGTTAGATGGTATTCACTAGTAAGTGTTGACATTTCTTCCAATTTCGACAGTGTCCTTTGACCATCACTCACTAGGCAACTCCTGCACTGTACAAATATAGTTGTAGTTATTGACAATGGATTTAATGGGATGTATATATTTAACTGGCAACCCTTTTTCTTTTAATTATGAAGGCCAGCTTCTAATGTGCTTTCTTCAACTCATGTATGAGCTGGTGAGAAAGTGGCATATAACAAGTTATTACAAGCTTTTCCTTTTCTTTTCTGGCATATAAAAGCAATTTTGAATTTACGATTTCCGTTATCAAGATGAACTAGAACCACCTAGCCGTAAACATGGCCATCTTATGAAAGGGACAAGGATGGGGCACTTGGTATTGATTTCCCTATCTCGTATGAATGTAGAATTCAAAATATTCTTAAGATCTGTTGCAGAATTGTTTCTTATTTTGCATTTGGCTTATAGGTTAAGTATGTGAAGGAAATATTCTTTTCTGGCAGTAACGATGGGGGGCTCATTGGAAAGAATGCTCGTCGTATGATGGTGCACCTATCAATTCCTATTGATGAAGACCTGCAACAAACCTTATCCTTCTTTGAAAAGGTCTGGTATGTCTGTTCCAACTCTCATAAACGTCGAATGTAAAGCTGCAAGTTAAATTTTTAATTTTATTTCTTCGTCATTAGATATTCATTTTTTGTGTGCATTTGTGTATATTGATGATATGATCTGAGTTCAGTTGGTTTTTCATTTTATGCTATAGATTGCGGCAAGGCGTGGAGGCCTGGACATGCTGGGTATTGAGGATGCTACTTTCCGTTATTTGATTGAATCATTTCCACGTCTTCTATTGCTGTCCTTGGAGCCTCACATGACCCTTGTGGTTGAATATCTTGAAAATATCGGAGTCCGCAGAGAAAGCATGAGAACCATATTTTCGTTATTTCCACCAGTTATATTTTGGAACATTAGGGTCGTTAGAGCGAGAGTGAGTGCTTTTAAGGAGGTACAGTAGTGTGTTTATGTTTCTCTCTAATCTATGCACAACATATTTCTGTATATGACTTCTAACATGCCGTTATCAAGATCTTGTTGTATCTGATGGGGAGGTACTCCATTGTACTGTTACACTCCTCTACTTAACTTTATGCTTACATACACCCTCGTTTGTTTAGCAATGCATTAAAATGGAATGCAAAGTCGCCTTCTTTTCTGCGGCAGTTTACCCAAAATGATCTGTCTCACTGTATACATTTATGTTGTTCTAGCTTTCTCTTCACTTGATTGGATATATTGTCAACTTTGAACATATTGTCAACTTTTGGATTTTTGATATTTCATTAGCTACACAATTATATTATATCTTATTCTTTGCTTCTATATGTATTTATAGAATTATGAGGATAGAGTTAAACTTCGTCATCTTCCTGATATTGACCAAGAATGGATTTCATGACATTAGTGAGACACATTTTCTATTCTGTTGAGCATTCTTTTGTGTACTTTTTTTGCAGTTTGGTCTGGAGGATAAAGATGTTGGTTCA of the Fragaria vesca subsp. vesca linkage group LG6, FraVesHawaii_1.0, whole genome shotgun sequence genome contains:
- the LOC101306358 gene encoding uncharacterized protein LOC101306358 yields the protein MGQGKEVLKTKTEDAQVEIQERGEIFFFYRPKVNKEEAHSPDDVQRLYVVLRPESGERSIEEKQDADSGKEGAKRKGSDIGDEGGSGGSEGEGGHGKQEVNIEKQPLLRFIVMGRKSLPDPGKKSRPYWGFVELVTTNIDDVKSSLQEEEYDTKTKGHRHTSAARALGEGIYRILRHKEGKKKPHSHLIYKLEFPPEDEYNEPQESLNIKHEGSFHIQIKNPEQHGSSTSQYRGLQSKRKAVFPAHLQGQFGKLRYHPADPPDFLNYEGCEFLLISASDNIEEELGLELQTEEVEADESCSDLVKTFGETASTTPLLKGAWV
- the LOC101301608 gene encoding U-box domain-containing protein 35-like — translated: MWGYNKGGNTVKTKGGGGGGGNGLVAVAIDRDKGSQNALRWAAETILNRGRTVVLIHVIHRQNTSNSSNALICDSNNPPTSPHKEQLESMTKSLFLTFHCYCTRKDIQCLDVVLEDTDIAKALTEYVSYAAIETLVLGAPTKHGFMRFKSSSMASSVSKGAPDFCTVYAISKGKISSQRNSSRAAPYRSPLLSTIETINNQVAAKASETPKSSIYLKAKPSFKPRNLPDDPFRSPFSRGGGGFTKGRISGGFSESESDISFISSDRASTDRASSVMYEYIDQGRGGRISTSSDHSFGSVRMTPRFDLNAMNEFSMVSQDTSLTSSSWSSQNLDEVEAEMRRLKLELKQTMDMYSTACREALTAKQKEMELHNLKAVEEQKLEEARLAQEAAVAVAEKERARCKAAMEAADAAKRIAELESQKRAHTEMRALREAEEMRKVLDNLAQTDTKYRRYGIEEIEAATEHFTPSRKIGEGGYGPVYKCYLDHTSVAVKVLRPDAAQGRSQFQQEIDILSCIRHPNMVLLLGACPEYGVLVYEYMANGSLEDRLTRKGNTPPLSWQIRFRIAAEIATGLLFLHQTKPEPLVHRDLKPGNILLDHNYVSKISDVGLARLVPAIAENVTQYLMTSTAGTFCYIDPEYQQTGMLGVKSDVYSLGIMLLQLITSKPPMGLTHLVERAIEKDKFAEVLDPAVPDWPVEEALKLAKLALQCAELRRKDRPDLCSVVLPELTKLRELAEEKMSFMFSGGSTGPKSTTHSNVEQQVTRKI
- the LOC101301899 gene encoding uncharacterized protein LOC101301899, translating into MSSPKFLSIPTTLTLTINLSSSLNPPKTPSFFPNPTLTLKLHLTQNPKNPFFHTPTKTHLHLHRPLLAGPPSSPAPPPEHSPEQVLAAQEAILELLRESGVSEEEAVFVSLNSPRYMRMLVDGVEELDEIGVWREQLVGFKEKVKYLAKEKGDNGKVAFLESVVGLSLSQAMNIARHSSAETLLGLIKKVKYVKEIFFSGSNDGGLIGKNARRMMVHLSIPIDEDLQQTLSFFEKIAARRGGLDMLGIEDATFRYLIESFPRLLLLSLEPHMTLVVEYLENIGVRRESMRTIFSLFPPVIFWNIRVVRARVSAFKEFGLEDKDVGSMLIKYPWILSTSIHKNFKEVLTFFDLEKVPKTSVACAIRSWPHILGCSTSTLKVMVEQIDDLGIANKKLGQVISRSPQLLLRKPKEFLQVVSFMEGLGFDKEAVGTILCRCPEIFASSIEKTLKRKLDFLASIGVSKVHLPRVIKKYPELLVSDTDRTLLPRVKYLTKNGLSRRDIAFMVRRFSPLLGYSVEEVLQPKLEFLVNTMGKPITEVVDYPRYFSYSLEKKIKPRYLVLKGKNIECSLKDMLAKNDDEFACEFLNVENMLVTSPPPSHQ